A single region of the Podospora pseudopauciseta strain CBS 411.78 chromosome 1, whole genome shotgun sequence genome encodes:
- the PUP1 gene encoding proteasome core particle subunit beta 2 (COG:O; BUSCO:EOG092641M3; MEROPS:MER0000542; EggNog:ENOG503NWM3) translates to MPGFDFSNYNRNAALHARGVPLPKATSTGTTIVGCIYDGGVVIAADTRATSGPIVADKNCEKLHYISPNIWCAGAGTAADTEFTTALISSQLELHSLSTGRKPRVVTVMTMLKQHLFRYQGHIGAYLVVAGVDPTGTHLFTVHAHGSTDKLPYVTMGSGSLAAMSVFETQWKAKLTQDEAVKLCADAIEAGIWNDLGSGSNVDVAIITPEKTILKRNYIKPNERTQKLKSYVFPTGTTAVLNEKITIRKQDIGNFVSITDLTEAEAGDKMEVDT, encoded by the exons ATGCCTGGTTTCGATTTCTCAAATTACAACCGCAATGCGGCTCTCCACGCCCGCGGCGTGCCCCTCCCCAAGGCGACCAGCACAGGTACCACCATTGTGGGATGTATATATGATGGTGGTGTAGTG ATCGCCGCCGATACCCGTGCCACCTCAGGCCCCATTGTCGCCGACAAGAACTGCGAAAAGCTCCATTACATCTCCCCCAACATCTGGTGCGCCGGTGCCGGTACCGCCGCCGACACCGAgttcaccaccgccctcatctcctcccagCTCGAGCTCCAttccctctccaccggccGCAAGCCCCGCGTGGTAACCGTCATGACCATGCTCAAGCAGCACCTCTTCCGCTACCAAGGGCACATCGGCGCCtacctcgtcgtcgccggcGTCGACCCTACTGGCACCCACCTCTTCACCGTCCACGCCCACGGCTCCACCGACAAGCTGCCCTACGTGACCATGGGTTCCggctccctcgccgccatgTCCGTCTTTGAGACGCAGTGGAAGGCCAAGCTGACCCAGGACGAGGCTGTGAAGCTCTGCGCGGACGCTATCGAGGCTGGTATCTGGAACGATTTGGGTTCTGGTAGCAACGTGGATGTGGCAATCATCACGCCGGAGAAGACAATTCTCAAGAGGAACTACATCAAGCCAAACGAGAGGACGCAGAAGCTCAAGAGCTATGTGTTCCCAACGGGTACCACCGCGGTGCTGAACGAGAAGATCACGATCAGGAAGCAGGATATTGGGAACTTTGTCAGTATCACGGACTTGACGGAGGCGGAGGCTGGCGATAAGATGGAGGTTGACACATAG
- a CDS encoding hypothetical protein (COG:S; EggNog:ENOG503NX8J), whose amino-acid sequence MANRPDFIDVRSKSSASVGRPLRSPRLHVAGEAPPELSPLDAFALQSRLLAKQLQESQKSGRRMSRLPPLTTESPLIMQGRSEYFRSMSHDSASEEEFAAQHSAGSGFRPEVETDINNRPVSVHPRMSHIPPTPEQNVPVPKLPPTFDSQKEADQEQEHDRESLFGVGARREHSPGPMDTAVPPAQLTRTVTQESIPLPASTPTRSITSSPERISKTTSHEAGGLVPPRPLFTKRSSSLMSSHDSSADDEGLSTPMSTSFHSQGSRKFSTSSGVLSPGFAPYQRSPSISSDISALPRPSFNFSRPLSRAGTPSLDPPARQASSDSHASFMLTTDDAAHTPISMSSEALTESTPKEDVFVLPRGKALQRNSVALPDMKAPARFSWEHPVENHGQPPPSPPSRPASRPTSSTGPPNPPEANTRPSHERSKLSTEIFRSGPEPFPPLGRPSTESARVSGESQRGRAPFAHLHDAAAGRSIMSNNTSDSASTIKPGPATPANQPTMADLTAEEHVNKAIALHQEGSLPESAWHLRHAAKQGHPTGMLLYALACRHGWGMRPNPREGVEWLRKAMDSANLEIKEDEEHAKEGKHVDVNERKTHRAQLALSIYELGVSHMNGWGIEQDKVLALKCFETAGAWGDVDALAEAGFCYAQGIGCKKNLKKSAKLYREAESKGMSMVGNSWIHKPKYADDPEKDKKDRAKSKSRKSIFSRKTH is encoded by the exons ATGGCGAACCGACCTGACTTTATCGACGTGAGGTCGAAATCCTCCGCTTCCGTTGGACGCCCGCTACGATCCCCTCGTCTCCATGTTGCGGGCGAAGCACCGCCGGAACTATCACCTCTCGATGCCTTCGCGCTACAAAGCCGTCTGCTGGCAAAGCAGCTGCAGGAAAGTCAAAAGTCTGGGCGACGCATGAGTCGACTGCCACCGTTGACTACTGAAAGCCCGTTGATCATGCAGGGAAGGTCGGAGTATTTTCGATCCATGTCCCACGATTCTGCTTCCGAGGAAGAATTCGCTGCGCAGCACAGCGCAGGCTCTGGATTTAGACCAGAGGTGGAAACTGATATCAACAACCGGCCTGTTTCAGTGCATCCCCGAATGAGCCATATACCACCTACGCCTGAGCAGAATGTCCCGGTACCAAAACTGCCGCCGACCTTTGACTCGCAGAAGGAGGCAGATCAGGAGCAGGAACACGACCGCGAGAGCTTGTTCGGGGTCGGAGCTCGAAGGGAACATTCACCAGGCCCAATGGATACTGCTGTTCCCCCTGCCCAACTGACGAGGACGGTAACGCAAGAGAGTATACCTCTCCCAGCATCGACACCTACTCGCTCGATTACTAGCTCCCCCGAAAGAATATCCAAGACAACCTCCCATGAAGCTGGGGGGCTtgttcctcctcggcctctaTTCACTAAGCGCTCTTCGAGTTTGATGTCCTCTCATGACAGTTCGGCCGACGATGAAGGATTGAGCACCCCGATGAGCACATCATTTCACTCTCAGGGGTCTCGCAAGTTTTCTACCAGCAGCGGTGTTTTGTCGCCTGGGTTTGCCCCATACCAGCGATCACCTTCCATCAGCTCGGATATTTCTGCTTTGCCGCGCCCGTCATTCAATTTCTCTAGACCACTCAGCAGAGCTGGGACACCAAGTCTGGATCCACCAGCACGGCAGGCATCATCTGATAGTCATGCTTCGTTCATGCTCACGACCGATGATGCAGCCCATACGCCCATCAGTATGAGCAGCGAGGCACTCACCGAGTCTACGCCCAAAGAAGATGTATTTGTGCTGCCGCGAGGTAAGGCTTTGCAAAGGAACTCGGTTGCCCTGCCGGACATGAAGGCCCCGGCGAGATTTTCATGGGAACATCCTGTTGAAAACCAtggacaaccaccaccatccccacctAGCAGGCCGGCAAGCAGGCCAACAAGTTCAACCGGCCCACCGAATCCTCCTGAAGCCAACACTCGGCCGTCACACGAGCGTAGTAAGCTCAGCACTGAGATTTTTAGATCGGGACCAGAGCCATTCCCACCTCTGGGCAGACCATCGACAGAGAGTGCCCGTGTGTCTGGAGAGTCGCAACGAGGCCGTGCTCCCTTTGCCCATCTACACGATGCTGCTGCGGGGAGATCGATAATGTCGAACAACACAAGCGATTCGGCAAGCACAATCAAGCCTGGACCTGCCACACCGGCTAACCAACCAACGATGGCCGATCTCACTGCGGAAGAACACGTTAACAAGGCCATTGCTCTTCACCAGGAAGGTTCGCTGCCAGAGTCAGCGTGGCATTTACGGCACGCAGCCAAGCAGGGTCACCCTACTGGCATGCTGCTATATGCTTTGGCTTGTCGTCACGGCTGGGGCATGCGACCGAACCCTCGGGAGGGAGTGGAGTGGCTTCGGAAAGCCATGGATTCGGCGAATCTGGAAAtcaaggaggacgaggagcatgccaaggagggcaagcaTGTGGATGTGAACGAGCGGAAGACACACCGTGCTCAGTTGGCGCTCAGTATATATGAACTGGGTGTCAGTCATATGAACGGGTGGGGAATTGAGCAGGATAAGGTGTTGGCGTTGAAGTGTTTTGAAACTGCTGGAG CTTGGGGAGATGTCGATGCGCTTGCGGAGGCCGGGTTCTGCTATGCTCAAGGCATTGGCTGCAAGAAGAACCTGAAAAAGAGTGCCAAACTCTATCGGGAGGCCGAGTCGAAGGGAATGAGCATGGTGGGCAATAGCTG GATTCACAAGCCAAAATATGCCGACGACCCTgaaaaggacaagaaggaccGGGCAAAGTCGAAATCTAGAAAGAGCATCTTTAGCAGAAAGACGCATTGA
- a CDS encoding hypothetical protein (COG:U; COG:Y; EggNog:ENOG503Q2ZT) — protein MAFGFGNASNAMMGAPSAGGVGGLSQGSDLEVIQTEGLGFLSLAGDSKVQLTSKWQPAPAPTASLLSIAPRKGLVAAASPDAVNIATTESVRKAFEAPKNGDSDVRPFTPQAKVPLGIRISQLAFTVDEQFLILSAESGGGLAVYNTDTLTQGGTQSAFEIPTNSESLRALVPNPSPDLSHFVAIVTDKGNLLMANLAEKKLVSGANGPVLRSQVSCVSWSTKGKQLVAGVADGSIYQMTPEGVEKAHIPKSPSVGEYHVASLAWIENHVFLAIYNQTNGQDPSVFNLITRHQPPGGTPTFTYQKITDPVEPFVADKTPHHTILRLKDFPPNLDECLLVASTANEGIGLLTRSKTPLTQDKDADKITNVFTTTEFADDSKRAQLPMGEDLTDTFPIGATLDLSSKEKVYKPIPTDEIENSPGPLPGLWVLNNEGVLVSWWVVYNESIRAGTTYPGIVGGSAAQAITPAAPVSSGVSAFGSPAVASSGASAFGSPALASPGVSAFGEPSPAPAFGTPSSPAAFGGSSALGAKASPWATASGTSAAPAFGSSAFGSKPAAAVPAFGAPAFGQPSAPAFGQSSLGFGAAKPSPWATGTTASAAPAFGQSGLGSSAAAAGKVFGSGAAPPAGGFASFASKGGFGSLGGASSGSSIFGSKPAGSAPAPEVSMDTPTAFPPPAAKTDRPAFGASPFVLGSTFKADASSAASAFETKKPEGSSMFGSGFSSALEAPASKDEDMDRVTPAPEEKPKSVFGDLGSTTPTSTPAPSKFGFQTSGAEAAKTTLFAPKASAPTSSIFGTPGPASSGLFKPKPETDLFGQPKPAANPFGAPTPAAANVFGSPKPAENPFGAPRIKQEESDKENVKSVPAAPLPPDATNTKAPVKAEEAPLPPDFMKPGPPSKETSKSPGFSESDTGRMPPNLLSSKPKPEVYDVKPPTPEEAPLPPDFIGKPATKLPDVPAVPESPDESELSECDAEDQTHELEEGEVDEEEEEYDEEESEGSGVDVTKEFSPTAGGFESHTPGITPHGSFDGGMTGSAFSTISRSEANQGRPLFGEINTRNAPSFPKPVPTSPRSPSPMRGPPRASLLRPGPPDTPRSFAPGVASDLLGRRSAPPATSPFGSAPASRARPQEVDPNIKAQMRLAAKREEEAKQALVDPEDEGIQQLLRSKIEPTLQIDEFLATDTRLKEIEKRGENEIPAACEALWRDINRMIDRLGLNSRALQSFILGHTTLHKEDGRDQDDLEHSDDWVLVEAEDLGKIIDNQLSRRLEEGRIQEINRVEDEISGLMRDLTKLRAKEEDMRKIIMAHVDPDQVNVAKSLPLSAEQAAQQNELRRSFATFSRLLAEAEEALTLLKAKITSAGGASGRAPVPTVDAILRTIQKMTSMAEKRSGDIDVLENQMRRLRLGTPARSREGSPFVGGGGPATPTPNNRRSLLMSPGRGESPFGASVRMGSVGPGGGGGVGPSPRKKLSQFSEEEKKVLRERERRRKNVLGLLRGSLERTGGNVSRLRDDE, from the exons ATGGCTTTCGGTTTTGGAAACGCGAGCAATGCCATGATGGGCGCACCTTCCGCtggcggggtgggggggttgtcgCAAGGAAGCGATCTCGAGGTTATCCAGACAGAG GGTCTTGgatttctctctctcgccgGCGATTCAAAGGTTCAGTTGACCTCAAAATGGCAGCCTGCTCCAGCCCCAACGGCATCCCTTCTTAGCATTGCCCCTCGAAAGGGTCTGGTTGCTGCGGCCAGCCCAGATGCGGTAAACATCGCCACAACCGAGTCTGTACGGAAAGCGTTCGAGGCCCCTAAGAATGGCGATAGCGACGTCCGACCGTTCACACCCCAGGCCAAAGTACCGCTTGGCATCAGGATCTCACAGTTAGCCTTCACCGTGGATGAACAATTCCTCATTCTTTCCGCCGAGTCGGGCGGTGGTCTTGCTGTCTACAATACCGACACGCTTACACAAGGCGGCACGCAATCCGCCTTCGAAATACCTACAAATTCGGAATCTCTCAGGGCTCTGGTTCCAAATCCTTCACCGGATCTCTCGCACTTCGTCGCCATCGTGACGGACAAAGGCAACCTCTTGATGGCGAACCttgcggagaagaagcttgtATCGGGCGCGAATGGGCCGGTACTTCGTTCGCAAGTCAGCTGTGTCTCATGGAGCACCAAGGGAAAACAGCTGGTTGCTGGTGTAGCTGACGGCTCCATCTACCAAATGACACCCGAAGGTGTGGAAAAGGCACATATTCCAAAGTCCCCCAGTGTTGGAGAATACCATGTCGCCTCGTTGGCCTGGATCGAGAACCACGTGTTCCTTGCTATTTACAACCAGACAAATGGTCAAGATCCATCTGTTTTCAACCTAATCacccgccatcaaccaccaggAGGAACACCTACGTTCACCTATCAGAAGATCACTGACCCGGTAGAGCCTTTTGTGGCCGACAAGACACCGCACCACACTATCCTCAGGCTGAAGGATTTCCCCCCAAATCTCGACGAGTGTTTGCTGGTTGCGTCAACGGCCAATGAAGGCATTGGTTTATTGACACGCTCCAAGACCCCCTTGACACAGGACAAGGATGCGGACAAGATCACAAATGTGTTCACAACAACCGAGTTTGCTGACGATTCTAAGCGTGCTCAGCTCCCTATGGGCGAGGACCTGACCGATACGTTTCCTATCGGAGCGACGCTCGACCTGTCCAGCAAGGAAAAGGTTTACAAGCCCATCCCGACGGACGAAATCGAGAACTCTCCCGGGCCTCTCCCTGGCCTGTGGGTGCTCAATAATGAAGGCGTGCTTGTGTCCTGGTGGGTTGTCTATAACGAATCTATTCGGGCCGGGACAACGTATCCGGGCATCGTAGGAGGGTCCGCCGCTCAGGCAATCACACCAGCGGCCCCAGTTAGCTCTGGCGTCTCTGCCTTTGGGTCTCCTGCTGTTGCTAGCTCTGGAGCTTCTGCTTTTGGGTCCCCTGCCCTTGCCAGCCCTGGAGTCTCTGCCTTTGGCGAAccctctcctgctccagcTTTCGGGACACCGTCCTCTCCCGCGGCATTCGGTGGTTCCTCTGCTTTGGGAGCCAAGGCTTCACCCTGGGCTACCGCATCAGGTACATCAGCTGCCCCAGCGTTTGGTTCCAGCGCGTTCGGTAGTAAaccagctgctgctgtacCTGCGTTCGGTGCCCCTGCTTTTGGCCAGCCATCGGCCCCTGCGTTCGGCCAGAGTTCACTAGGATTTGGGGCGGCTAAGCCTTCTCCATGGGCCACGGGAACAACCGCTTCTGCAGCACCTGCCTTTGGACAGTCAGGTTTAGGCAGCTCGGCAGCCGCCGCCGGTAAGGTGTTCGGTAGCGGTGCTGCTCCACCAGCTGGTGGTTTTGCCAGTTTTGCCAGTAAGGGTGGCTTTGGGTCTCTGGGTGGTGCTTCTTCCGGATCCAGCATCTTCGGATCAAAGCCTGCTGGCTCTGCCCCCGCCCCTGAAGTCTCAATGGATACACCTACAGCATTCCCTCCGCCGGCTGCGAAGACGGACAGACCCGCTTTTGGGGCTTCTCCTTTTGTATTGGGAAGTACATTCAAGGCTGATGCCTCAAGTGCTGCTAGTGCCTTTGAAACTAAAAAGCCAGAAGGCAGCTCCATGTTTGGAAGTGGGTTCAGCTCTGCCTTGGAAGCCCCAGCTTCCAAGGATGAGGATATGGATAGAGTAACGCCAGCGCCcgaggagaagcccaagTCTGTATTTGGTGACCTCGGATCTACTACGCCAACATCGACACCGGCCCCCTCGAAGTTCGGCTTCCAAACTTCTGGCGCCGAAGCTGCCAAAACCACCCTATTTGCCCCGAAGGCCTCGGCTCCCACATCTAGTATCTTTGGAACTCCAGGACCTGCTTCGTCGGGGCTTTTTAAGCCAAAGCCAGAAACTGACCTCTTTGGTCAACCGAAGCCTGCTGCTAATCCTTTTGGCGCACCGACACCCGCCGCGGCAAATGTATTTGGGTCACCAAAGCCTGCGGAAAATCCTTTCGGAGCACCAAGGATCAAGCAAGAGGAAAGCGATAAAGAGAATGTTAAGAGTGTTCCGGCGGCCCCTCTGCCGCCGGATGCAACTA ATACCAAAGCTCCTGTGAAAGCAGAGGAGGCGCCACTCCCTCCGGATTTCATGAAACCAGGCCCCCCCTCGAAGGAAACATCCAAGTCACCAGGATTCAGTGAAAGCGATACTGGGCGGATGCCCCCCAACCTGCTTTCGAGCAAACCGAAGCCTGAGGTCTACGATGTCAAACCACCTACCCCTGAGGAGGCTCCCTTGCCGCCTGACTTTATCGGCAAGCCCGCTACTAAACTTCCGGATGTCCCTGCTGTGCCAGAAAGCCCCGACGAGAGTGAACTATCAGAATGTGACGCGGAAGATCAGACTCACGAACttgaggaaggtgaggttgatgaagaagaggaagagtaCGATGAGGAAGAATCGGAAGGCAGCGGCGTTGATGTGACTAAGGAGTTCAGCCCGACAGCTGGCGGTTTTGAGAGTCACACTCCTGGCATCACTCCCCATGGGTCTTTTGATGGTGGCATGACTGGAAGTGCGTTCTCGACCATTTCAAGATCCGAGGCCAACCAAGGTCGCCCGCTCTTTGGCGAGATCAACACGAGGAACGCCCCGTCGTTCCCCAAGCCGGTGCCGACAAGCCCTCGATCGCCGAGTCCGATGCGAGGTCCACCTCGGGCGAGCCTTCTCCGGCCTGGTCCCCCCGACACTCCTCGGTCTTTTGCGCCAGGTGTTGCGTCGGATCTCTTGGGACGTCGCTCAGCACCCCCGGCTACCAGCCCGTTCGGTTCTGCTCCAGCTAGCCGGGCGCGGCCACAGGAGGTCGACCCTAACATTAAAGCCCAGATGAGGCTCGCGGCCAagcgagaagaagaagccaagCAAGCCCTCGTGGATCCGGAAGACGAGGGCATCCAGCAACTTCTCCGCTCCAAAATTGAGCCCACTCTGCAGATTGACGAGTTCTTGGCGACGGACACAAGGCtcaaggagattgagaagcGCGGAGAGAACGAGATCCCAGCTGCGTGCGAGGCTCTCTGGCGGGATATCAACCGCATGATTGATCGCCTGGGCCTCAACTCCCGAGCGCTCCAGTCTTTCATCCTCGGCCATACCACCCTCCACAAGGAGGACGGCCGCGACCAGGACGATCTCGAACACTCCGATGACTGGGTCCTTGTCGAAGCTGAAGATCTCGGTAAAATAATCGACAACCAACTCTCCCGTCGCCTGGAAGAGGGCCGCATTCAAGAGATTAACCGCGTCGAAGATGAGATTTCTGGCCTGATGCGGGACCTGACCAAGCTCCgcgccaaagaagaagacatGCGCAAGATCATCATGGCGCATGTCGACCCCGACCAGGTGAATGTTGCCAAATCTTTACCTCTTAGTGCGGAGCAGGCTGCGCAGCAGAATGAGCTCAGACGATCCTTCGCGACGTTTTCGCGGCTGTTGGCGGAAGCAGAAGAGGCATTGACGCTGCTCAAGGCAAAGATTACTTCTGCAGGGGGTGCGAGCGGTAGAGCACCTGTTCCTACGGTGGATGCCATCTTGAGAACGATTCAAAAGATGACCAGCATGGCGGAGAAGAGGAGCGGGGATATTGATGTTTTGGAGAAccagatgaggaggttgaggttggggacTCCGGCGAGGAGCAGGGAGGGGAGTCCGtttgttggtggaggagggccgGCCACGCCGACGCCGAATAATAGGAggtcgttgttgatgagCCCCGGCAGGGGGGAGTCGCCTTTTGGGGCGTCGGTTAGGATGGGAAGTGTTGGacctggcggcggtggtggggtggggcCTAGTCCGAGGAAGAAGTTGAGTCAGTttagtgaggaggagaagaaggtgctgagggagagggagaggaggaggaagaatgtgttggggttgttgagggggagtTT